From Daphnia pulicaria isolate SC F1-1A chromosome 11, SC_F0-13Bv2, whole genome shotgun sequence, the proteins below share one genomic window:
- the LOC124315919 gene encoding uncharacterized protein LOC124315919, whose product MTRPNNVMSLLEQQLFWKTLFEEKKFASQLPSLAANHVDGVTYDDLPKYGKVQIVVQAASSLGDNFMSDTFTISAKVTRCDTIETLQAFTKVLPSNLMLRLAAYESRTHHHEMHMYLHFFSLLQGMHAGQQIPLDIPDIYYVNIEELIPGETDGSGTCIVLEDLSTQGYCMSDKFGGADYRHCHLALTSLAHYHAMTMSAVRKWKDPSTDELSNLPESVKFLVKEKTVYEVSAVQIARDFSKKMIEFAQDVKRPDLAEWLTQLIDERLSEVILVDTVKSCGPMACILHGDFWNNNMLFKYADVEGNETESAASSSIPVSLKLIDFQMSRIGHPLTDILYFMNASAKPEVRERRMIRLLRHYYDTLTADLRLLGIPLDNCSLQDFLSEYKRRSLMGLFFGGLIMSMGLAKAVVSTMQQLDEEEQLKEPVNRTSKQVVKTDSEDFSGKSASFEETIKNMMASHKLSENPILTDRLLRLIIQVHTLNTS is encoded by the exons ATGACTCGTCCTAATAACGTGATGAGCCTGTTGGAGCAGCAGCTGTTCTGGAAAACACTCTTTGAAGAGAAGAAATTTGCCTCGCAATTACCTTCGCTAGCAGCAAATCACGTTGATGGCGTCACTTACGACGATTTACCAAAATATGGCAAAGTGCAAATCGTTGTTCAGGCAGCATCTAGTCTAGGCGATAACTTTATGAGCGACACCTTCACCATTTCGGCTAAAGTGACGCGATGCGACACGATCGAAACCTTGCAAGCATTCACAAAG GTGCTTCCAtcaaatctgatgcttcgcctTGCGGCTTACGAATCCCGAACTCATCACCACGAGATGCACATGTACCTTCATTTCTTCAGTCTCTTGCAAGGAATGCACGCTGGACAACAGATCCCATTAGATATTCCGGACATCTACTACGTTAACATTGAAGAACTCATCCCTGGCGAGACGGACGGATCGGGTACTTGTATCGTCCTCGAGGATCTTTCAACGCAGGGCTATTGCATGTCGGATAAATTTGGCGGTGCTGATTATCGACACTGTCACTTGGCTCTGACTTCACTTGCTCATTACCATGCCATGACAATGAGTGCCGTGAGAAAATGGAAGGATCCATCGACAGACGAGTTGTCCAACTTGCCAGAATCAGTCAAGTTTCTTGTGAAGGAGAAAACAGTCTATGAAGTCAGCGCCGTCCAAATTGCCAGAGATTTTTCCAAGAAGATGATTGAGTTCGCGCAAGATGTCAAGCGGCCTGAT CTTGCAGAATGGCTTACACAATTGATTGATGAACGTTTGTCCGAGGTTATTCTTGTCGACACGGTAAAAAGTTGCGGTCCAATGGCTTGCATTCTCCATGGCGATTTTTGGAACAACAACATGCTCTTCAAATACGCGGACGTTGAGGGAAATGAGACCGAATCGgccgcttcttcttccattccaGTGTCCTTGAAGCTGATTGACTTTCAAATGTCAAGGATCGGCCATCCGCTCACCGACATCCTTTACTTTATGAACGCTAGTGCCAAGCCGGAAGTTAGAGAGCGGCGCATGATAAGATTGTTACGCCACTACTATGACACGTTGACTGCTGATTTGCGACTTCTCGGCATTCCTCTCGATAATTGCTCTTTGCAAGACTTCCTGAGCGAGTACAAGAGAAGGTCGTTGATGGGTTTGTTCTTTGGCGGCCTGATCATGTCGATGGGACTAGCCAAAGCTGTCGTCTCTACGATGCAACAGTTGGACGAAGAGGAGCAACTGAAAGAACCAGTCAACCGCACAAGTAAACAAG TTGTGAAAACTGATTCAGAAGATTTCAGCGGGAAGAGTGCATCGTTTGAAGAGACTATCAAGAACATGATGGCCTCACACAAGTTGAGCGAAAATCCAATCCTAACTGACCGCCTCCTAAGACTCATCATCCAAGTTCACACCTTGAACACCTCATAA
- the LOC124315928 gene encoding peroxiredoxin-2-like: protein MNSALRTLGFALSRRAALPVNASLPQRFLHTGSRLLAAQVQLPAPDFKATAVVDSAFKEISLSDYKGKYLVLFFYPLDFTFVCPTEIIAFSDRIQDFKALNAEVVGVSTDSHFSHLAWINTSRKEGGLGGLNYPLLADFHKTISRDYGVLIEKAGIALRGLFIIDPTGVVRQVTINDLPVGRSVDETLRLIKAFQFVEKHGEVCPANWTPESPTIKPDPVGSKDYFNKVN, encoded by the exons ATGAATTCCGCACTTCGTACTCTG GGATTTGCTTTGTCTCGCCGAGCTGCTTTGCCAGTCAATGCCAGTTTGCCTCAACGCTTCCTACACACCG GATCTAGATTATTGGCAGCTCAGGTACAACTTCCAGCACCTGACTTCAAGGCCACTGCTGTTGTTGACTCAGCCTTCAAGGAAATCAGTCTCTCGGACTACAAGGGAAAATATCTAGTACTATTTTTCTACCCCCTTGACTT CACCTTTGTTTGCCCTACTGAGATTATTGCATTCAGCGACAGAATTCAGGACTTTAAGGCTCTGAATGCTGAAGTAGTTGGTGTCTCCACAGACTCGCATTTTAGTCATCTTGCCTGGATCAACACTTCCCGAAAG GAAGGAGGTTTGGGTGGTTTGAACTATCCATTGCTAGCCGATTTCCACAAAACAATCTCTCGTGATTATGGTGTCTTGATTGAGAAAGCTGGCATTGCTCTTCGAGGACTCTTTATCATCGACCCTACG GGTGTTGTCCGTCAAGTGACGATCAACGATCTGCCAGTTGGCCGCTCTGTCGACGAAACTCTGCGATTGATTAAAGCTTTTCAATTCGTCGAGAAACACGGCGAAG tttGCCCAGCCAATTGGACTCCTGAATCACCTACTATCAAACCCGATCCCGTTGGCTCAAAAGACTATTTTAACAAGGTGAACTGA
- the LOC124315901 gene encoding uncharacterized protein LOC124315901 yields MANGMTSLAQKQQFWTTLFKEKKLSSQLASLAAEHVDGITYDDLPQYGHLHVKVESGSSLALGDNFQSDTFIVTVQNTRPNAEDDTCTYTWSTFVKVLPSNSFLRQAAYEARTHHREINMYHNFFRLIREMHVDQPIPLDVPDVYYTHIEEIVPGETDGSGICTLLEDLKAEGYVMADKVEGADYRHCHMALTSLAHFHALTISAVRKWKDPATGELSNIPPPAKFLVDEKTFFEYGMVKYVENFSKCIVEFTQEVERPDLTEWIAELVQQRPAEIILVDTLESSGPLACILHGDYWINNMLFKYDDESQTQLGEKSPSIPVSLKMIDFQVSRIGHPLSDVLYFLYTSTKPETRQKYLPGLLRYYFDTLTTDLRLLGISLDDYSWEDFLADYKKRSLMWMFMGTIVLSAVLNKKAISNLQDLDAEEKLKGPTPKTDVEPIKGEMGISLELEETMKTSMASYKLSDSSILSDRILKLMDEVKALNC; encoded by the exons ATGGCCAACGGAATGACGAGTCTGGCGCAAAAGCAACAATTCTGGACGACACTTTTCAAGGAAAAGAAGTTGTCGTCCCAACTTGCCTCGCTAGCGGCTGAACATGTCGATGGCATCACGTACGATGACCTGCCGCAGTACGGGCATTTACACGTCAAGGTGGAATCCGGCTCATCCCTTGCCCTTGGTGATAATTTTCAGAGTGACACTTTCATTGTGACGGTTCAAAATACGCGACCTAATGCCGAAGACGACACTTGCACATACACTTGGAGTACTTTCGTCAAA GTGCTGCCATCAAACTCTTTTCTGCGCCAAGCGGCTTACGAAGCCCGCACTCACCACCGCGAAATCAACATGTACCACAATTTCTTTAGACTCATCCGGGAAATGCACGTCGACCAGCCGATTCCGCTGGATGTTCCCGATGTTTACTACACCCATATCGAGGAAATAGTCCCAGGAGAGACGGACGGATCAGGAATTTGTACTCTCCTCGAGGATCTCAAAGCTGAGGGTTACGTCATGGCCGATAAAGTCGAAGGCGCCGATTATCGACACTGTCACATGGCCCTGACTTCACTGGCCCATTTCCACGCCTTGACGATTAGTGCGGTGAGAAAGTGGAAGGATCCGGCAACTGGCGAATTATCCAATATTCCTCCACCGGCCAAGTTTCTTGTAGacgagaaaacatttttcgagTATGGGATGGTAAAATacgttgaaaatttttccaaatgtATCGTCGAATTTACCCAAGAAGTAGAAAGACCTGAC CTAACCGAATGGATAGCAGAATTAGTGCAGCAACGTCCAGCCGAGATCATCCTCGTCGACACACTGGAGAGCAGCGGTCCGTTGGCTTGCATTTTGCATGGAGATTATTGGATCAACAATATGCTGTTCAAATACGACGATGAAAGTCAAACCCAACTCGGCGAAAAATCTCCTTCCATCCCCGTTTCTCTGAAAATgattgactttcaagtgtcGAGGATCGGCCATCCACTCAGCGACGTCCTGTACTTCTTGTACACGAGCACCAAGCCGGAAACGAGACAAAAGTACCTGCCGGGTTTGCTTCGATATTATTTCGACACGTTGACGACGGACTTGCGACTCCTTGGCATCTCCCTCGACGATTACTCCTGGGAAGATTTCTTGGCTGATTATAAGAAAAGATCCTTGATGTGGATGTTTATGGGCACCATTGTTTTGTCGGCAGTCCTAAACAAGAAAGCCATTAGTAATTTACAAGACCTAGACGCAGAGGAGAAGCTTAAGGGACCAACACCAA AGACGGACGTGGAGCCGATCAAGGGAGAAATGGGAATAAGCCTTGAATTGGAAGAAACGATGAAGACCTCAATGGCGTCATACAAATTGAGTGACAGTTCAATTTTGTCCGATCGAATTCTTAAACTCATGGATGAAGTCAAAGCCTTAAACTGCTGA
- the LOC124315933 gene encoding uncharacterized protein LOC124315933 produces the protein MASKGKQLLAMEDQNGVAEAVNALGPNKRPADTSFMALAGPSAKVKKDTPAAPPDANAAPNKACAVPRSGKKTIPIDVVGKLAEFLATIRGQEERDEAYNKMILEEVKKYLDTLSRPNIMKAVPDCVLSEDAPSILNLLLDGLGESTKHGNKMVFAVMKAIVKNMGDSEAVPKEKFSSIHKVIYVHNQCQLTMKQHFEIIGLLFALRR, from the exons ATGGCATCCAAAGGGAAGCAGTTGTTGG CTATGGAAGACCAAAATGGTGTTGCTGAAGCTGTAAATGCACTTGGACCCAACAAACGACCAGCAGATACATCCTTTATGGCCCTTGCTGGACCATCAGCTAAAGTCAAGAAAGATACTCCTGCAGCTCCTCCTGATGCTAATGCTGCTCCTAATAAGGCTTGTGCTGTTCCCAGAAGTGGAAAGAAA acCATCCCAATTGATGTTGTTGGAAAGCTTGCCGAGTTTCTTGCAACCATTAGGGGTCAAGAAGAAAGAGATGAGGCTTACAACAAAATGATACTTGAAGAAGTCAAGAAATATTTGGACACCTTGAGCAGACCCAAT ATAATGAAAGCAGTTCCTGATTGTGTTCTGTCTGAAGATGCCCCAAGCATTTTAAATTTGCTATTGGATGGATTGGGGGAGAGTACGAAGCACGGCAATAAAATGGTGTTTGCAGTGATGAAGGCCATCGTCAAAAACATGGGAGACAGTGAAGCtgtgccaaaagaaaaattctcaaGCATTCATAAGGTTATCTATGTTCATAATCAATGTCAACTGACTATGAAGCagcattttgaaataattggcCTGTTATTTGCATTGAGGCGTTAA
- the LOC124315894 gene encoding uncharacterized protein LOC124315894 isoform X1 produces MPRVKCNTPKSLVKGCVEFIANNFDIWCKQSPIELYEIGPEIGSNPFDQLPCTVLEHIVKANRNIDNIVLQHLLTPQLTRVVLCGQELLELASNRCPQLKHLRINGCKLNFWPKFEKLQVLQFSSGGAEDSFLHTIGTYCTDLRELDLRRCHRVTDYGIQGLCVSVDNLGRNCETLGQCKSIQLLSLERTVRVTKKGLQMALNNMPILRNLHHDATVEALVEIANNSLNGRLLDPPEFALSVLRMPFNSPDYESGNLRLALSLCPSVTVLRIVEAEGFSNIDLIGLSLMALKSIRELSIYGDLKLQNHIHSKLTFNGGVVPLLKAIGIMLKRLKLENLKNVNIETVVEFCPNLLKFCLIDNLSYTTTCQKVQKSVIFQQSKEISMFQKLRILNIEILQFEEFILTGLSSSDHLMKLETLVLLLSSPLLSNITILSCDSLTDHVFFAAAKLHHFQNLEILFLQNCHYVTKLGIDILMQDGNVLERVELNDCMNVSSEKNMQDWVGQAKKKNWILAVDCDEKSMWN; encoded by the exons ATGCCACGAGTGAAATGTAACACTCCAAAATCTCTAGTAAAAGGATGTGTTGAATTTATTGCAAATAACTTTGATATATGGTGTAAACAATCACCAATTGAACTATATGAAATTGGTCCCGAAATAGGCAGCAATCCCTTTGATCAATTAC CCTGTACAGTTTTAGAACATATTGTTAAAGCAAACAGAAACATAGACAATATAGTTTTGCAGCATCTACTTACTCCACAACTCACTAGGGTAGTTCTGTGTGGCCAAGAACTTCTTGAACTTGCTTCAAATAGATGCCCT CAGCTGAAACATTTGAGAATAAATGGTTGTAAATTGAATTTCtggccaaaatttgaaaaactgcaAGTATTACAATTTTCTTCAGGTGGAGCTGAAGATAGCTTTTTACATACTATTGGAACTTACTGTACCGATTTAAG GGAATTGGATCTTAGACGCTGCCATCGTGTGACTGATTATGGCATTCAAGGACTGTGTGTCAGTGTGGATAATCTGGGTAGAAATTGTGAAACTCTGGGACAATGTAAATCCATTCAGTTATTAAGTCTTGAGCGCACAGTAAGGGTGACGAAGAAGGGTTTACAAATGGCGCTCAATAACATGCCTATCTTGAGAAACCTACATCATGACGCTACTGTTGAAGCCTTGGTAGAAATtgcaaacaattcattaaatGGCAGACTCCTGGATCCCCCCGAATTCGCCTTGTCCGTGCTACGTATGCCCTTCAACTCACCTGATTATGAAAGTGGTAACTTAAGATTAGCATTGTCCTTGTGCCCTTCCGTTACGGTGTTACGTATCGTAGAGGCAGAGGGATTTTCTAATATAGACCTTATAGGGCTATCCTTAATGGCCCTTAAAAGCATACGCGAGCTCTCTATATATGGAGATTTGAAATTACAAAATCACATCCACAGTAAATTGACTTTTAATGGGGGTGTGGTTCCACTTCTGAAAGCTATTGGAATTATGCTTAAGAGGCTTAAactagaaaatttaaaaaatgtcaatatTGAAACTGTAGTAGAATTTTGTccaaatcttttaaaattttgtctaATTGACAATCTTAGTTATACTACAACTTGTCAAAAAGTGCAAAAATCTGTGATATTCCAACAAagcaaagaaatttcaatgttTCAAAAGCTTAGGATTTTGAACATAGAAATACTTCAATTTGAAGAATTCATTTTAACTGGACTTAGCAGCAGTGATCATTTGATGAAGTTGGAAACATTAGTTCTTCTATTGTCTTCTCCCTTGTTGAGTAATATTACTATTTTAAGTTGTGATTCTCTCACTGATCACGTTTTCTTTGCGGCCGCTAAGCTCCACCACTTTCAGAATCTCGAGATATTGTTCCTACAAAATTGCCATTATGTTACCAAATTGGGTATCGATATTTTAATGCAAGATGGCAACGTTCTGGAAAGAGTCGAATTGAACGACTGCATGAATGTATCttctgaaaaaaatatgcagGATTGGGTTGGCcaagcaaagaagaaaaattggatATTAGCAGTCGATTGTGATGAGAAGTCGATGTGGAactga
- the LOC124315922 gene encoding uncharacterized protein LOC124315922 → MDVENGRVPDKYWILKKEIKDCFLIGNLLLVLLQVQLCFHFAKVSQFPIPSVSEATFDWIEFLKNVHLAYSFLFFLIKQYNNPTALHLLAVIATCSMAISWINFSLHSLSGISKFNSAPCDVLDGVSMNNSYVVEWKKSLNTKFVSLMGSFAKNSLSVKAFKVLQFEVIISAQKLSFEEVIEFTVENELPFQLVCSLDYSWPIVSMCKWTIEKFAMVIYYQRFTANLMIFNNALFFFFIHCFFTPNDPIILNRPSRWSTVFVFISNSFKILSTLIWFLFSMFLNNYFLSDDSFHGFTSNATSICNLVS, encoded by the exons ATGGATGTTGAGAATGGAAGAGTTCCAGATAAGTattggattttgaaaaaagaaatcaaggaTTGTTTTCTGATTGGAAACTTGTTGCTTGTACTGTTGCAAGTTCAGTTATGCTTTCAT TTTGCAAAAGTGTCACAGTTTCCAATTCCTAGTGTTTCCGAGGCAACTTTTGACTGGATTGAATTCTTGAAAAATGTTCACCTGGCTTATTCATTTCTATTCTTCTTGATAAAGCA GTATAATAATCCCACTGCATTACATTTACTTGCAGTTATTGCAACGTGTAGCATGGCTATCTCATGGATAAATTTTTCACTACACAGTCTCAGTGGCATCTCAAAGTTTAACAGTGCCCCCTGCGATGTACTAGATGGTGTGTCCATGAATAATTCTTATGTTGTGGAATGGAAAAAATCTCTTAATACCAAATTTGTTTCCCTAATGGGTTCTTTTGCCAAAAACAGTTTAAGTGTCAAAGCATTCAAAGTGTTACAATTTGAAGTCATAATATCAGCACAAAAATTGAGCTTTGAAGAAGTTATTGAATTTACTGTTGAAAACGAACTTCCTTTTCAATTGGTTTGTTCCCTAGATTATTCTTGGCCAATTGTAAGCATGTGCAAATGGACTATTGAGAAATTTGCCATGGTGATTTATTATCAAAGGTTTACTGCAAACTTGATGATATTTAACAatgcattgttttttttcttcatccacTGTTTCTTTACCCCCAATGACCCCATTATTTTGAATCGTCCTTCACGTTGGTCAACTGTATTTGTATTTATCTCAAATTCATTCAAGATTCTTTCTACCTTGAtatggtttcttttttcaatgtttttgaACAACTACTTTCTTTCAGACGATTCCTTTCACGGCTTTACTTCAAATGCTACCTCAATTTGTAACCTTGTTTCGTGA
- the LOC124315894 gene encoding uncharacterized protein LOC124315894 isoform X2, with protein sequence MPRVKCNTPKSLVKGCVEFIANNFDIWCKQSPIELYEIGPEIGSNPFDQLLLEHIVKANRNIDNIVLQHLLTPQLTRVVLCGQELLELASNRCPQLKHLRINGCKLNFWPKFEKLQVLQFSSGGAEDSFLHTIGTYCTDLRELDLRRCHRVTDYGIQGLCVSVDNLGRNCETLGQCKSIQLLSLERTVRVTKKGLQMALNNMPILRNLHHDATVEALVEIANNSLNGRLLDPPEFALSVLRMPFNSPDYESGNLRLALSLCPSVTVLRIVEAEGFSNIDLIGLSLMALKSIRELSIYGDLKLQNHIHSKLTFNGGVVPLLKAIGIMLKRLKLENLKNVNIETVVEFCPNLLKFCLIDNLSYTTTCQKVQKSVIFQQSKEISMFQKLRILNIEILQFEEFILTGLSSSDHLMKLETLVLLLSSPLLSNITILSCDSLTDHVFFAAAKLHHFQNLEILFLQNCHYVTKLGIDILMQDGNVLERVELNDCMNVSSEKNMQDWVGQAKKKNWILAVDCDEKSMWN encoded by the exons ATGCCACGAGTGAAATGTAACACTCCAAAATCTCTAGTAAAAGGATGTGTTGAATTTATTGCAAATAACTTTGATATATGGTGTAAACAATCACCAATTGAACTATATGAAATTGGTCCCGAAATAGGCAGCAATCCCTTTGATCAATTAC TTTTAGAACATATTGTTAAAGCAAACAGAAACATAGACAATATAGTTTTGCAGCATCTACTTACTCCACAACTCACTAGGGTAGTTCTGTGTGGCCAAGAACTTCTTGAACTTGCTTCAAATAGATGCCCT CAGCTGAAACATTTGAGAATAAATGGTTGTAAATTGAATTTCtggccaaaatttgaaaaactgcaAGTATTACAATTTTCTTCAGGTGGAGCTGAAGATAGCTTTTTACATACTATTGGAACTTACTGTACCGATTTAAG GGAATTGGATCTTAGACGCTGCCATCGTGTGACTGATTATGGCATTCAAGGACTGTGTGTCAGTGTGGATAATCTGGGTAGAAATTGTGAAACTCTGGGACAATGTAAATCCATTCAGTTATTAAGTCTTGAGCGCACAGTAAGGGTGACGAAGAAGGGTTTACAAATGGCGCTCAATAACATGCCTATCTTGAGAAACCTACATCATGACGCTACTGTTGAAGCCTTGGTAGAAATtgcaaacaattcattaaatGGCAGACTCCTGGATCCCCCCGAATTCGCCTTGTCCGTGCTACGTATGCCCTTCAACTCACCTGATTATGAAAGTGGTAACTTAAGATTAGCATTGTCCTTGTGCCCTTCCGTTACGGTGTTACGTATCGTAGAGGCAGAGGGATTTTCTAATATAGACCTTATAGGGCTATCCTTAATGGCCCTTAAAAGCATACGCGAGCTCTCTATATATGGAGATTTGAAATTACAAAATCACATCCACAGTAAATTGACTTTTAATGGGGGTGTGGTTCCACTTCTGAAAGCTATTGGAATTATGCTTAAGAGGCTTAAactagaaaatttaaaaaatgtcaatatTGAAACTGTAGTAGAATTTTGTccaaatcttttaaaattttgtctaATTGACAATCTTAGTTATACTACAACTTGTCAAAAAGTGCAAAAATCTGTGATATTCCAACAAagcaaagaaatttcaatgttTCAAAAGCTTAGGATTTTGAACATAGAAATACTTCAATTTGAAGAATTCATTTTAACTGGACTTAGCAGCAGTGATCATTTGATGAAGTTGGAAACATTAGTTCTTCTATTGTCTTCTCCCTTGTTGAGTAATATTACTATTTTAAGTTGTGATTCTCTCACTGATCACGTTTTCTTTGCGGCCGCTAAGCTCCACCACTTTCAGAATCTCGAGATATTGTTCCTACAAAATTGCCATTATGTTACCAAATTGGGTATCGATATTTTAATGCAAGATGGCAACGTTCTGGAAAGAGTCGAATTGAACGACTGCATGAATGTATCttctgaaaaaaatatgcagGATTGGGTTGGCcaagcaaagaagaaaaattggatATTAGCAGTCGATTGTGATGAGAAGTCGATGTGGAactga
- the LOC124315932 gene encoding uncharacterized protein LOC124315932: MAPTKKKVKEEEYAVPSVSRKRTATAGPAPKVKRSVESLAPSTSNNKDAVSSKNAASKTFKAATTLRVGKTMEPEVVVRKFVEFLETVRSKQERDDNYNKLKLQEVTATLDTMSRPTVMKAVPEFVHSDDAPNLLNMLLDGLGESTKHGNKMVFAVMKSAITELRDNDHVSKAHASRIVKVLNIQSECQLNSRQIEVTTELTRLLMHRKWK; the protein is encoded by the exons ATGGCgcctacaaagaaaaaag tgaaagaagaagagtatgCTGTCCCATCTGTGTCAAGGAAAAGAACAGCAACTGCTGGCCCAGCACCCAAAGTTAAAAGAAGTGTCGAGTCACTTGCACCTTCTACTTCTAACAATAAGGATGCTGTTTCATCCAAGAATGCTGCGTCTAAGACTTTTAAGGCTGCCACCACTCTCAGAGTTGGGAAAACT atggaACCTGAGGTTGTTGTGAGAAAATTTGTAGAGTTTCTTGAAACAGTTCGATCAAAACAAGAAAGGGATGATAACTACAACAAACTAAAACTTCAAGAAGTGACTGCAACCTTGGACACGATGAGCAGACCTACT GTCATGAAAGCTGTGCCTGAATTTGTCCATTCCGACGATGCTCCAAACCTTTTGAACATGCTCTTGGATGGATTGGGGGAGAGTACGAAGCACGGCAACAAAATGGTATTTGCTGTAATGAAGTCGGCTATCACTGAGTTGCGTGACAATGATCATGTGTCGAAAGCCCACGCCTCAAGAATCGTTAAGGTCCTTAATATTCAAAGTGAGTGTCAGTTAAATTCTAGACAGATTGAAGTAACCACGGAGCTCACAAGATTATTGATGCATCGTAAATGGAAATAA